DNA from Maridesulfovibrio ferrireducens:
TATACCTTTGTTCTGAATCAGATCAACTGAACAGCACAGAGGAAATAACTTCTTTTGATCTTCCGGAGGAATAAATGAAAAAAATAATAGTCTGCTTTTGCTCGTTGCTACTTCTATTTGCAGCAGGTTGCGGTAAAAAAGTCATCCACTCTTCAAGGCCGCTCGCGCAGCCTAAAATTGTGCACAGGGATACTCCAAACACTGTAAAACCGATTTTGAAAACCGATCCCTACACAATAGACGGACGAACCTACGTGCCGTACCTCACTTCTAAAGGATACAAAGCAGAAGGTCTTGCCTCATGGTATGGTGATGACTTTCATGGTCGGACCACAGCCAACGGTGAAACATATGACATGTATGCAATGACCGCAGCACATAGAACTCTACCCATGGGTAGCATGGTAGAAGTAACTGAACATGAAACCGGCAATAAAGTTGTTGTCCGCATCAATGATCGCGGCCCCTTTGCAGACCCGGACATGAGAATTATCGATCTTTCATATACGGCCGCATCAAAACTGGGCATTGCTAACAAAGGGATTACCCGCGTTGACCTTCGCACCATTGATAATGTTAATGTTGAACCTGTCGCTGCTTCTGAAATTGTTGCCGTAACCGCGGCTCCTGAAACAATCGCCGTGATAGAAGAAACCGTTCGGGCCGAACCGGAAATAGAAGAAATTTTAGTTTCAGAAACCGCAACGAACGAAACGCAATACTTCATTCAAGTAGGTTCTTTTACTGAACGCGCACGCGCCGAATCAATCTTGGAAGGACTGCGCAGGAATGGCTACAATGAATCAAGAATGGTGGAAGTGAGTGTGAACGGAGCAACATATATGAGGGTTCAAGCCGGACACTTTGAGACACTGCTCGCAGCGGAAGAAGCTCTGAGTTCTCTCGGATCTGAATTCACAGACGTATTCATTGTGACAGATTAGAAAAAAGACAACAAATTAAGGGGCCCGAATAATCAATTCGGGACCCTTATTTAATTGAAAAACGGGTCGAGCCAATCGCAGCCGGAAAACCGGATGTTATTAGTTAAGCTCTGATCTGAATTTACGGGAAAGTCTAAAGACAACAACTTTGCGCGCAGGCAATGTTATTGACTCATTTGTCTGGGGATTACGCCCCTTTCTTGCATTCTTATCATAAGCTTCAAATTTACCGAAACCGCTGACAAGCATTGCGTGATCGCTTTTGATCGCCTGCTTCATGATGTCAAGGATGCTTTCAACCAGATCTTTGATTTCCGCTCTATTCCGATCGGTTTTCTCATAGATGTAATCAACGACACTGGCTTTTGTAAGAGTATTTCCGTTCGCCATTTCCTCTCCTCCGGTATCCCCGGCCCTGTGGTCAGGGGCGGCGGTTTTTAAGTTATCCACTGGTTTTGCCCAGCGGCTATACTAGCTAAAACGTTATCTCCAGAATAAATTACCTATCAATTTATTCACTTTATCATCTTTTCTATCTTTTGGGCAAGGGCCATTGCTTCATCCATATCATTATATTCACCTTGATCCCAAAGTTTTAATCCATCGTCCTTAAAACGGGGAATAAGATGAAAATGCGCATGAAAAACAAGCTGCCCTGCGGCATCATTGTTGTTCATAAGCAGATTCAGCCCATCAGCTCCGGTGGCTTTAACAATAGCATCACCAACTACCTGCGAAGCTGTCATAAGCTCTTTTCCAAGATCAGCAGGAATATCCCAAAGATTTTTATAATGCCCTTTAGGAATTACAAGCGCATGTCCTTTGTTAACAGGCCCGATATCTAAGAAGCTGAGAATATTTTCTGTTTCATAAATTTTAAAACAAGGAATATCTCCAGCAACTATCTTACAAAAAATACAGTCTTGATTGTTCATATTAATTAATGTTGAAATACTTGTGTTGCGTGTTGTGATAAATAATTCTAAACGAGTATAACTCGTTCCACAGTGATAAGATTACTAATTATTTACCTAACCATTTTTTTTTAATCAAGCTAATTTATTAAATAAAGACATGACTAGTGTTTTTTATTTAAGGAATACCCCCAAAAAATGAGCTGTCTCCTCTTCAAACACCCTGAACCTAGCCGCCCGAAAACCCGTATCTGGCCTGTCTTTATGCCCTTTATGGGTTGCCCATCACGCTGTGTATACTGTTCACAAGAAAGACAAACTGGTACAGGCGCTAAGGGATTAAACAAAATATATCAAGCTATTACCGAAGATATACCCGCTTTTTTTTCAAATTCAAACCGAAAACCTCTTGAATTGGCTTTTTTCGGTGGCACATTTACAGCTCTTCCAATGGAATGGCAGCAACGCTTTTTAAGCGCAGCTAAAAAACATAAAGAAAATGGTTTCATCACAAAAATAAGGTGCTCCACCAGACCGGACTTCATCGAATTTGATAATTTAACGAAGTTGGCAGAATCCGGAATGGATATGCTCGAACTGGGCATTCAAAGTTTTTCAGCACACACTTTAAAAAGATCGGGACGCAACTACTCTCCTGAAACAGCTCTTAAAGCCTGCAAAACAGTCAAAAAAGCAGGTCTTTCTCTGGGCGTTCAGCTTTTACCGGGTTTGCCGGGTTCAGCAAAAGGTGAATTTCAAAACGATATCGACAGAACAATTTCCATACAACCGGATGCTGTAAGAATTTATCCATGCCTCACAGTAAAAGGGACTGCGCTCGAGAAACTTTACAATGCAGGCAAATATAAACCTTGGAGCTTGCCAAGAACAGAAGAAGAACTTTCCTTTGCACTGCTAAGGTTATGGAACAAAAAAATTCACGTTATCAGGCTTGGCGTTGCCTCCGAAGATGGATTTCAAGATAACATTGTAGCAGGCCCTGTACATCCGGCACTCGGACAACTCGTACGTTCGAAGGCCTTATACCTGTTCATTCGCTCACGGTTGCCGTTATTAAATTCAGAAGTAAAACAGGTTGTTGTCCCATCTAAATACTCCGGTGAATTCTGGGGACACAAAGGGACTCTTAAACCCCTCTACTCACGCCTCAACATTACCCCCGACAAGGTACGTTTCAGCAAGGGACGACAGTTTGAACTGCATTCCTAGAATCCATCCTATTATTATTAAACTTTTTATTTTTATTTAGTAATGATTCCTGTTAAGTCTTTTTGATATGGATATCACATATTCATAATTAATAGATTAATTCTTTCAGAAAAGGATTCCATGAGTTAATCTCATCAGAAAGTAACAGGAGAATTATATGAGCGCATTAACTGCTGAAGATAAATATCGTAACTTTATTCCCGATGAGAGCCTTAAATATTTAGAAAAATTATTTTCTGAATTTGATAAGGACGCAATCATTGAAGTCTACACTCGAAAAGGACCTCATGACGAATACAATGAATTTACACTGAATCTTTGCCACGCCCTCGCCACTCTTACGGGTAAAATCAAGATCTTCGAATATTCTCTGGACTCTGACATGGCTAGTAAACGCGGAGTAGACACAACTCCCACAGTCCTTATCTCTCCTGAATCATACGACATCCGCTTTTTAGGCGCTCCGGCAGGTGAAGAAGGCAGAGCTCTTATTGAAGCCCTGAACCTTGCTTCACGAGGAACGTCAATTATTTCAGACAGTACAAAAGAAATCATGTCCAAGCTTGATTCTAAAAGACATATTAAAATATTTTCCAGCCCGACCTGCCCCTACTGCCCCGGACAGGCTATAAACGCATTCAAAGCAGCTGTTGTCAGCCCTGATAAGGTTTCAGCATGGTGCATATCAACCTTGGAAAATTCAGATTTAGCTGAAAAGTACAAAGTGGGTTCAGTGCCTCACACAGATTTCAACAACGAAATTTCATTCATCGGCCTTGAAGCCGAAGAAAAATTTATGACACAACTGCTCTTTCTCAAACCTTTGGATGATATCCTTAAAAAACAGCGCGAGATAAAAAAAGAGACAGGACAGAAAAAGAACGAAACGGACATTGATCTGGTCATTATAGGTTCCGGGCCTGCTGGAATGAGCGCAGGAATATATGCGAAAAGAAGCGGGCTGAGTTGCGTCATCCTCGATAAGCAGGGAGTTGGAGGACAAATAGCCCTCACTCCTAAAGTTGAAAACTACCCTGGTTTTCCGAATGTTCAGGGTTTTGATCTTGTTGAAATACTCAGCACTCATGCACGTGAATATACTGAAATAAAACAATTTGTTGAGGTTCTTGATATTCAATACGGAGAACGTATTAAAGTGGTAACCGATGAAACAACTTACCACGCCAAAGGCATATTGCTGGCAACAGGTGTAAAAGTGCGCATGCTCGGCGTTCCCGGCGAAGAAAAATTCTACGGACATGGCGTCAGTTATTGTGCCACCTGTGATGGAAATTTCTATCGCGGCGGAAAAGTTCTTGTTATCGGCGGAGGGAATACAGCCATGACTGATGCTCTCCACTTAAAAAAACTCGGTGTCGAAACAACGATAGTTCACCGCGGAGACTCTTTCAGAGGCGAAAAAGTATTGCAGGACGCTGTAGCACGCGAGGAAATTGAAATTTTATGGAATTGTGTTGTTTCTGAGGTGCTGGGAGAAGATCAAGTTGTTGGTGCACGCCTTAAAAACACTAAAGACGGCTCTGAATTTGAGAGAGAAACGGACGGTCTTTTCGTTGCTATAGGGCAAACACCGAACACTGTTCTTGCCCAAAAAATTGGTGTTAAGTTATGTGATGACGGATTCATAGAAGTAGACACTTCACAACGGACCAACATTGAAAGAGTCTACGCAGCCGGAGATGTTACCGGCGGAGTCCGTCAGATTATCACAGCCACAGGACAGGGAGCGGCGGCAGCGCTGACAGCATTTGAAGATTTCAACCGCTTCTATGCTGATGAAAATAAAATCCCAAAAAATATCTGGTAAATTAATTTTCAACTACTGTGCAAGCATATCTTCGCGCACAATAAGAAATGTGGAAATGGTCCGGGCTAGGCTCACAGGGGCTTGATACATAAGCCAGTGAGCCGCATTTTTAAAACGGATCAGCCATGCTCCTTGGATCTTCTCTGCCAACTCAAAGCTCAGAGTTTCAGGAAGAATATCGTCCTGCACGCCTGAAATAATCAATGTATCTTTATGCATTAATTCAAGCCTGCCACATGTTCCAGGCCAATTAATCATTGCCTCGCCCTGTGCTTTAATAATTTCTATATTCGGAGGATTTTTTGAATATGGCAACTTTGAAATTGCATCAGGATGCTTATCCAGCCATGCCTTTGGAAAAAAATGGGAAAGCAGTTCTTTTGTATCCATTTTCATTAATTCTTTTGTAATTTTTGCTACAGGCACACTATCGCAGGCTGTTCCCATCAATATCAATTTATCAACTTTATCAGAGTGATTCAAAGCTAGTTCCTGAGCAATCATCCCGCCCATAGACCATCCTAAAATATGAGCTTTTTCATATCCCAGTACATCCAGCAGCCCCGCGCTGTCATCAG
Protein-coding regions in this window:
- a CDS encoding septal ring lytic transglycosylase RlpA family protein, with protein sequence MKKIIVCFCSLLLLFAAGCGKKVIHSSRPLAQPKIVHRDTPNTVKPILKTDPYTIDGRTYVPYLTSKGYKAEGLASWYGDDFHGRTTANGETYDMYAMTAAHRTLPMGSMVEVTEHETGNKVVVRINDRGPFADPDMRIIDLSYTAASKLGIANKGITRVDLRTIDNVNVEPVAASEIVAVTAAPETIAVIEETVRAEPEIEEILVSETATNETQYFIQVGSFTERARAESILEGLRRNGYNESRMVEVSVNGATYMRVQAGHFETLLAAEEALSSLGSEFTDVFIVTD
- a CDS encoding integration host factor subunit alpha yields the protein MANGNTLTKASVVDYIYEKTDRNRAEIKDLVESILDIMKQAIKSDHAMLVSGFGKFEAYDKNARKGRNPQTNESITLPARKVVVFRLSRKFRSELN
- a CDS encoding HIT family protein translates to MNNQDCIFCKIVAGDIPCFKIYETENILSFLDIGPVNKGHALVIPKGHYKNLWDIPADLGKELMTASQVVGDAIVKATGADGLNLLMNNNDAAGQLVFHAHFHLIPRFKDDGLKLWDQGEYNDMDEAMALAQKIEKMIK
- a CDS encoding elongator complex protein 3, with the translated sequence MSCLLFKHPEPSRPKTRIWPVFMPFMGCPSRCVYCSQERQTGTGAKGLNKIYQAITEDIPAFFSNSNRKPLELAFFGGTFTALPMEWQQRFLSAAKKHKENGFITKIRCSTRPDFIEFDNLTKLAESGMDMLELGIQSFSAHTLKRSGRNYSPETALKACKTVKKAGLSLGVQLLPGLPGSAKGEFQNDIDRTISIQPDAVRIYPCLTVKGTALEKLYNAGKYKPWSLPRTEEELSFALLRLWNKKIHVIRLGVASEDGFQDNIVAGPVHPALGQLVRSKALYLFIRSRLPLLNSEVKQVVVPSKYSGEFWGHKGTLKPLYSRLNITPDKVRFSKGRQFELHS
- a CDS encoding FAD-dependent oxidoreductase; translation: MSALTAEDKYRNFIPDESLKYLEKLFSEFDKDAIIEVYTRKGPHDEYNEFTLNLCHALATLTGKIKIFEYSLDSDMASKRGVDTTPTVLISPESYDIRFLGAPAGEEGRALIEALNLASRGTSIISDSTKEIMSKLDSKRHIKIFSSPTCPYCPGQAINAFKAAVVSPDKVSAWCISTLENSDLAEKYKVGSVPHTDFNNEISFIGLEAEEKFMTQLLFLKPLDDILKKQREIKKETGQKKNETDIDLVIIGSGPAGMSAGIYAKRSGLSCVILDKQGVGGQIALTPKVENYPGFPNVQGFDLVEILSTHAREYTEIKQFVEVLDIQYGERIKVVTDETTYHAKGILLATGVKVRMLGVPGEEKFYGHGVSYCATCDGNFYRGGKVLVIGGGNTAMTDALHLKKLGVETTIVHRGDSFRGEKVLQDAVAREEIEILWNCVVSEVLGEDQVVGARLKNTKDGSEFERETDGLFVAIGQTPNTVLAQKIGVKLCDDGFIEVDTSQRTNIERVYAAGDVTGGVRQIITATGQGAAAALTAFEDFNRFYADENKIPKNIW
- a CDS encoding alpha/beta fold hydrolase, whose amino-acid sequence is MQRYFNLFVLFILLSSMAACGPKNNINTAPDISALPYSTVQVADAQIAYRVYGNGEPLLMIMGFAGTMDLWDLDLIRELAKKHQVILFDNRGMGGSSAGTEPVSISRMADDSAGLLDVLGYEKAHILGWSMGGMIAQELALNHSDKVDKLILMGTACDSVPVAKITKELMKMDTKELLSHFFPKAWLDKHPDAISKLPYSKNPPNIEIIKAQGEAMINWPGTCGRLELMHKDTLIISGVQDDILPETLSFELAEKIQGAWLIRFKNAAHWLMYQAPVSLARTISTFLIVREDMLAQ